From a region of the Salarias fasciatus chromosome 6, fSalaFa1.1, whole genome shotgun sequence genome:
- the LOC115390158 gene encoding sodium/calcium exchanger 1-like isoform X3 produces MFLGVSIIADRFMASIEVITSQERQITIKKPNGEKITTTVRIWNETVSNLTLMALGSSAPEILLSVVEVCGHNFDAGELGPNTIVGSAAFNMFVIIGLCVSVIPDGETRKVKHLRVFFVTASWSIFAYIWLYLILAVSSPGVVDVWEGLLTLFFFPICVGFAYVADRRLLFYKYVYKRYRAGKRKGVIIETEGELPPKIDIEMDGKALNSHGEDVTGEAGLELKELDEEEARREVARLLKELKQKHPEKETEQLMELANYQVLTQQQKSRAFYRCQATRIMTGAGNVLKKHVTDQAKKAVQLDICSEVTSNHFSSKVFFDPGTYQCLENCGSVAMNVVRRGGDPMSTVAVDYRTEDGTANAGSDYQFTEGTIVFKPGETEKEIRINIIDDDIFEEDEHFLVHLSNVRVISEGSNGCETNHVDGVAGLGLPCTATVTIFDDDHAGIFTFEEPVVTVSESVGVMEVKVIRTSGARGVVVVPYKTTEGTAKGGGEDFEDTHGVLEFENDEIFKTIIINIVDDEEYEKNKNFFLEVGSPRLLEMTERKAVLLQEVGEFMPTDKKLYGRDIYRKVQGRDHPAPSTIINVTDRSEESLTKKEEEERRIAEMGRPMLGEHVRLEVTIEESYEFKNTVDKLLKKTNLALLIGTNSWREQFVEAITVSSGDDDDDNEDGSGEKKLPSCFDYVMHFLTVFWKLLFALVPPTDYWNGWACFIVSISVIGLLTAIIGDLASHFGCTVGLKDSVTAVVFVALGTSVPDTFASKVAAIQDQYADASIGNVTGSNAVNVFLGIGVAWSIAAIYHQAKGGKFYVNPGTLAFSVTLFTIFAFICIAVLLYRRRPEIGGELGGPRIPKILTSGLFFTLWLLYIIFSSLEAYCHVKGF; encoded by the exons ATGTTTCTTGGTGTATCCATCATCGCTGACCGCTTCATGGCATCCATTGAGGTCATAACCTCCCAGGAAAGACAGATTACCATCAAGAAGCCCAACGGTGAGAAGATCACCACCACTGTCCGCATCTGGAATGAGACGGTGTCTAACCTCACCCTGATGGCACTTGGCTCATCTGCCCCAGAGATCCTGCTCTCCGTGGTGGAAGTGTGCGGTCACAACTTTGACGCTGGTGAGCTCGGGCCCAATACAATTGTAGGCAGCGCCGCCTTTAACATGTTCGTCATCATTGGCTTATGTGTGTCCGTTATTCCCGACGGAGAGACCCGTAAGGTGAAGCACCTGCGGGTGTTTTTTGTCACCGCATCCTGGAGCATCTTCGCCTACATCTGGCTCTACCTGATATTGGCCGTTTCTTCTCCGGGAGTTGTGGACGTATGGGAGGGGctcctcacactcttcttctTCCCTATTTGTGTCGGCTTTGCCTACGTGGCCGACCGCAGACTCCTCTTTTATAAGTATGTGTACAAACGATACCGAGCCGGGAAGCGAAAAGGAGTGATCATCGAAACTGAGGGTGAGCTCCCTCCGAAAATTGACATAGAAATGGATGGAAAGGCATTGAACTCTCATGGAGAGGATGTAACTGGAGAGGCTGGGCttgagctgaaggagctggatgaggaggaggccCGAAGGGAGGTGGCGAGGCTCCTGAAGGAGCTCaaacagaaacatccagagAAGGAAacggagcagctgatggagcttGCCAATTACCAAGTTTTAACACAGCAGCAAAAGAGTCGGGCTTTCTATCGCTGCCAAGCAACCCGGATCATGACCGGAGCTGGCAACGTCCTGAAGAAACACGTCACCGACCAGGCTAAGAAAGCTGTGCAGTTAGACATCTGTTCCGAGGTCACATCCAACCACTTCTCCTCCAAGGTGTTCTTCGACCCTGGGACTTATCAGTGTCTCGAGAACTGTGGCAGCGTGGCAATGAACGTTGTCCGACGCGGTGGAGACCCAATGAGCACCGTCGCTGTGGACTACCGGACTGAAGATGGCACCGCGAATGCTGGGTCAGACTACCAGTTCACAGAAGGGACCATCGTGTTCAAACCAGGAGAGACTGAGAAAGAGATCCGCATCAACATCATTGACGATGACATTTTTGAGGAGGACGAGCACTTCCTGGTTCACCTCAGCAATGTCAGGGTCATATCGGAGGGCTCGAACGGCTGTGAAACCAACCACGTGGATGGGGTTGCAGGCTTGGGGTTGCCATGCACAGCTACCGTCACTATCTTTGACGATGATCACGCCGGGATCTTCACCTTTGAGGAGCCAGTGGTGACCGTAAGCGAGAGTGTTGGGGTAATGGAGGTAAAGGTCATTCGGACCTCTGGGGCTCGTGGAGTTGTAGTGGTACCGTACAAAACCACAGAAGGGACTGCTAAAGGGGGCGGCGAGGACTTCGAGGACACACACGGAGTTCTGGAGTTCGAAAATGATGAAATCTT tAAAACCATCATTATCAACATCGTAGATGATGAAGAATATGAGAAGAATAAGAACTTCTTCCTGGAGGTGGGGTCTCCTCGGCTGCTGGAGATGACTGAGAGGAAAg ctgtgtTGCTTCAGGAAGTTG GTGAATTCATGCCCACAG ACAAGAAGCTGTATG GCAGAGATATCTACAGGAAGGTCCAAGGACGAGACCACCCAGCCCCCTCCACCATCATCAATGTCACAG ACAGGAGCGAGGAGTCCCTGAccaaaaaggaggaggaggagcgaagGATAGCAGAGATGGGACGGCCGATGCTGGGGGAACACGTCAGGCTGGAAGTCACCATTGAGGAGTCGTATGAGTTCAAA AACACGGTAGACAAACTGCTGAAGAAGACCAACCTCGCGCTGCTGATCGGGACCAACAGCTGGAGGGAGCAGTTCGTAGAGGCCATCACTGTCAGCTCAG gtgacgatgatgatgacaaCGAAGATGGCagtggagagaagaagctgccgTCCTGCTTCGACTACGTGATGCACTTCCTGACGGTGTTCTGGAAACTTCTGTTCGCATTAGTTCCTCCCACAGACTACTGGAACGGCTGGGCCTGCTTCATCGTCTCCATCTCCGTCATCGGACTGCTCACCGCCATCATTGGAGATCTGGCGTCACATTTCGGCTGTACGGTTGGCCTCAAGGACTCCGTCACGGCTGTGGTGTTTGTTGCGTTGGGAACATCAGTCCCCG ACACCTTCGCCAGTAAGGTGGCCGCAATCCAGGACCAGTATGCCGACGCCTCCATCGGGAACGTGACAGGAAGTAACGCTGTCAATGTGTTCTTGGGCATTGGAGTGGCCTGGTCTATCGCCGCCATCTACCACCAGGCCAAAGGCGGCAAGTTCTATGTCAACCCCGGAACTCTGGCCTTCTCTGTCACCCTCTTCACCATCTTTGCCTTCATCTGCATCGCCGTCCTTCTCTACCGCCGCCGGCCAGAGATCGGTGGAGAGCTCGGAGGCCCCCGAATCCCCAAGATCCTAACCAGCGGCCTGTTCTTCACCCTGTGGCTGTTGTACATCATCTTTTCCTCACTGGAGGCCTACTGCCACGTCAAGGGCTTCTAA
- the LOC115390158 gene encoding sodium/calcium exchanger 1-like isoform X21, which translates to MFLGVSIIADRFMASIEVITSQERQITIKKPNGEKITTTVRIWNETVSNLTLMALGSSAPEILLSVVEVCGHNFDAGELGPNTIVGSAAFNMFVIIGLCVSVIPDGETRKVKHLRVFFVTASWSIFAYIWLYLILAVSSPGVVDVWEGLLTLFFFPICVGFAYVADRRLLFYKYVYKRYRAGKRKGVIIETEGELPPKIDIEMDGKALNSHGEDVTGEAGLELKELDEEEARREVARLLKELKQKHPEKETEQLMELANYQVLTQQQKSRAFYRCQATRIMTGAGNVLKKHVTDQAKKAVQLDICSEVTSNHFSSKVFFDPGTYQCLENCGSVAMNVVRRGGDPMSTVAVDYRTEDGTANAGSDYQFTEGTIVFKPGETEKEIRINIIDDDIFEEDEHFLVHLSNVRVISEGSNGCETNHVDGVAGLGLPCTATVTIFDDDHAGIFTFEEPVVTVSESVGVMEVKVIRTSGARGVVVVPYKTTEGTAKGGGEDFEDTHGVLEFENDEIFKTIIINIVDDEEYEKNKNFFLELLEPHWDRRRWTAVLLQEVGDEESLTKKEEEERRIAEMGRPMLGEHVRLEVTIEESYEFKNTVDKLLKKTNLALLIGTNSWREQFVEAITVSSGDDDDDNEDGSGEKKLPSCFDYVMHFLTVFWKLLFALVPPTDYWNGWACFIVSISVIGLLTAIIGDLASHFGCTVGLKDSVTAVVFVALGTSVPDTFASKVAAIQDQYADASIGNVTGSNAVNVFLGIGVAWSIAAIYHQAKGGKFYVNPGTLAFSVTLFTIFAFICIAVLLYRRRPEIGGELGGPRIPKILTSGLFFTLWLLYIIFSSLEAYCHVKGF; encoded by the exons ATGTTTCTTGGTGTATCCATCATCGCTGACCGCTTCATGGCATCCATTGAGGTCATAACCTCCCAGGAAAGACAGATTACCATCAAGAAGCCCAACGGTGAGAAGATCACCACCACTGTCCGCATCTGGAATGAGACGGTGTCTAACCTCACCCTGATGGCACTTGGCTCATCTGCCCCAGAGATCCTGCTCTCCGTGGTGGAAGTGTGCGGTCACAACTTTGACGCTGGTGAGCTCGGGCCCAATACAATTGTAGGCAGCGCCGCCTTTAACATGTTCGTCATCATTGGCTTATGTGTGTCCGTTATTCCCGACGGAGAGACCCGTAAGGTGAAGCACCTGCGGGTGTTTTTTGTCACCGCATCCTGGAGCATCTTCGCCTACATCTGGCTCTACCTGATATTGGCCGTTTCTTCTCCGGGAGTTGTGGACGTATGGGAGGGGctcctcacactcttcttctTCCCTATTTGTGTCGGCTTTGCCTACGTGGCCGACCGCAGACTCCTCTTTTATAAGTATGTGTACAAACGATACCGAGCCGGGAAGCGAAAAGGAGTGATCATCGAAACTGAGGGTGAGCTCCCTCCGAAAATTGACATAGAAATGGATGGAAAGGCATTGAACTCTCATGGAGAGGATGTAACTGGAGAGGCTGGGCttgagctgaaggagctggatgaggaggaggccCGAAGGGAGGTGGCGAGGCTCCTGAAGGAGCTCaaacagaaacatccagagAAGGAAacggagcagctgatggagcttGCCAATTACCAAGTTTTAACACAGCAGCAAAAGAGTCGGGCTTTCTATCGCTGCCAAGCAACCCGGATCATGACCGGAGCTGGCAACGTCCTGAAGAAACACGTCACCGACCAGGCTAAGAAAGCTGTGCAGTTAGACATCTGTTCCGAGGTCACATCCAACCACTTCTCCTCCAAGGTGTTCTTCGACCCTGGGACTTATCAGTGTCTCGAGAACTGTGGCAGCGTGGCAATGAACGTTGTCCGACGCGGTGGAGACCCAATGAGCACCGTCGCTGTGGACTACCGGACTGAAGATGGCACCGCGAATGCTGGGTCAGACTACCAGTTCACAGAAGGGACCATCGTGTTCAAACCAGGAGAGACTGAGAAAGAGATCCGCATCAACATCATTGACGATGACATTTTTGAGGAGGACGAGCACTTCCTGGTTCACCTCAGCAATGTCAGGGTCATATCGGAGGGCTCGAACGGCTGTGAAACCAACCACGTGGATGGGGTTGCAGGCTTGGGGTTGCCATGCACAGCTACCGTCACTATCTTTGACGATGATCACGCCGGGATCTTCACCTTTGAGGAGCCAGTGGTGACCGTAAGCGAGAGTGTTGGGGTAATGGAGGTAAAGGTCATTCGGACCTCTGGGGCTCGTGGAGTTGTAGTGGTACCGTACAAAACCACAGAAGGGACTGCTAAAGGGGGCGGCGAGGACTTCGAGGACACACACGGAGTTCTGGAGTTCGAAAATGATGAAATCTT tAAAACCATCATTATCAACATCGTAGATGATGAAGAATATGAGAAGAATAAGAACTTCTTCCTGGAG ctgctggagccacactgggacaggaggaggtggacag ctgtgtTGCTTCAGGAAGTTGGTGA CGAGGAGTCCCTGAccaaaaaggaggaggaggagcgaagGATAGCAGAGATGGGACGGCCGATGCTGGGGGAACACGTCAGGCTGGAAGTCACCATTGAGGAGTCGTATGAGTTCAAA AACACGGTAGACAAACTGCTGAAGAAGACCAACCTCGCGCTGCTGATCGGGACCAACAGCTGGAGGGAGCAGTTCGTAGAGGCCATCACTGTCAGCTCAG gtgacgatgatgatgacaaCGAAGATGGCagtggagagaagaagctgccgTCCTGCTTCGACTACGTGATGCACTTCCTGACGGTGTTCTGGAAACTTCTGTTCGCATTAGTTCCTCCCACAGACTACTGGAACGGCTGGGCCTGCTTCATCGTCTCCATCTCCGTCATCGGACTGCTCACCGCCATCATTGGAGATCTGGCGTCACATTTCGGCTGTACGGTTGGCCTCAAGGACTCCGTCACGGCTGTGGTGTTTGTTGCGTTGGGAACATCAGTCCCCG ACACCTTCGCCAGTAAGGTGGCCGCAATCCAGGACCAGTATGCCGACGCCTCCATCGGGAACGTGACAGGAAGTAACGCTGTCAATGTGTTCTTGGGCATTGGAGTGGCCTGGTCTATCGCCGCCATCTACCACCAGGCCAAAGGCGGCAAGTTCTATGTCAACCCCGGAACTCTGGCCTTCTCTGTCACCCTCTTCACCATCTTTGCCTTCATCTGCATCGCCGTCCTTCTCTACCGCCGCCGGCCAGAGATCGGTGGAGAGCTCGGAGGCCCCCGAATCCCCAAGATCCTAACCAGCGGCCTGTTCTTCACCCTGTGGCTGTTGTACATCATCTTTTCCTCACTGGAGGCCTACTGCCACGTCAAGGGCTTCTAA
- the LOC115390158 gene encoding sodium/calcium exchanger 1-like isoform X8: protein MFLGVSIIADRFMASIEVITSQERQITIKKPNGEKITTTVRIWNETVSNLTLMALGSSAPEILLSVVEVCGHNFDAGELGPNTIVGSAAFNMFVIIGLCVSVIPDGETRKVKHLRVFFVTASWSIFAYIWLYLILAVSSPGVVDVWEGLLTLFFFPICVGFAYVADRRLLFYKYVYKRYRAGKRKGVIIETEGELPPKIDIEMDGKALNSHGEDVTGEAGLELKELDEEEARREVARLLKELKQKHPEKETEQLMELANYQVLTQQQKSRAFYRCQATRIMTGAGNVLKKHVTDQAKKAVQLDICSEVTSNHFSSKVFFDPGTYQCLENCGSVAMNVVRRGGDPMSTVAVDYRTEDGTANAGSDYQFTEGTIVFKPGETEKEIRINIIDDDIFEEDEHFLVHLSNVRVISEGSNGCETNHVDGVAGLGLPCTATVTIFDDDHAGIFTFEEPVVTVSESVGVMEVKVIRTSGARGVVVVPYKTTEGTAKGGGEDFEDTHGVLEFENDEIFKTIIINIVDDEEYEKNKNFFLEVGSPRLLEMTERKGGGVASLGPEYRSEESLTKKEEEERRIAEMGRPMLGEHVRLEVTIEESYEFKNTVDKLLKKTNLALLIGTNSWREQFVEAITVSSGDDDDDNEDGSGEKKLPSCFDYVMHFLTVFWKLLFALVPPTDYWNGWACFIVSISVIGLLTAIIGDLASHFGCTVGLKDSVTAVVFVALGTSVPDTFASKVAAIQDQYADASIGNVTGSNAVNVFLGIGVAWSIAAIYHQAKGGKFYVNPGTLAFSVTLFTIFAFICIAVLLYRRRPEIGGELGGPRIPKILTSGLFFTLWLLYIIFSSLEAYCHVKGF, encoded by the exons ATGTTTCTTGGTGTATCCATCATCGCTGACCGCTTCATGGCATCCATTGAGGTCATAACCTCCCAGGAAAGACAGATTACCATCAAGAAGCCCAACGGTGAGAAGATCACCACCACTGTCCGCATCTGGAATGAGACGGTGTCTAACCTCACCCTGATGGCACTTGGCTCATCTGCCCCAGAGATCCTGCTCTCCGTGGTGGAAGTGTGCGGTCACAACTTTGACGCTGGTGAGCTCGGGCCCAATACAATTGTAGGCAGCGCCGCCTTTAACATGTTCGTCATCATTGGCTTATGTGTGTCCGTTATTCCCGACGGAGAGACCCGTAAGGTGAAGCACCTGCGGGTGTTTTTTGTCACCGCATCCTGGAGCATCTTCGCCTACATCTGGCTCTACCTGATATTGGCCGTTTCTTCTCCGGGAGTTGTGGACGTATGGGAGGGGctcctcacactcttcttctTCCCTATTTGTGTCGGCTTTGCCTACGTGGCCGACCGCAGACTCCTCTTTTATAAGTATGTGTACAAACGATACCGAGCCGGGAAGCGAAAAGGAGTGATCATCGAAACTGAGGGTGAGCTCCCTCCGAAAATTGACATAGAAATGGATGGAAAGGCATTGAACTCTCATGGAGAGGATGTAACTGGAGAGGCTGGGCttgagctgaaggagctggatgaggaggaggccCGAAGGGAGGTGGCGAGGCTCCTGAAGGAGCTCaaacagaaacatccagagAAGGAAacggagcagctgatggagcttGCCAATTACCAAGTTTTAACACAGCAGCAAAAGAGTCGGGCTTTCTATCGCTGCCAAGCAACCCGGATCATGACCGGAGCTGGCAACGTCCTGAAGAAACACGTCACCGACCAGGCTAAGAAAGCTGTGCAGTTAGACATCTGTTCCGAGGTCACATCCAACCACTTCTCCTCCAAGGTGTTCTTCGACCCTGGGACTTATCAGTGTCTCGAGAACTGTGGCAGCGTGGCAATGAACGTTGTCCGACGCGGTGGAGACCCAATGAGCACCGTCGCTGTGGACTACCGGACTGAAGATGGCACCGCGAATGCTGGGTCAGACTACCAGTTCACAGAAGGGACCATCGTGTTCAAACCAGGAGAGACTGAGAAAGAGATCCGCATCAACATCATTGACGATGACATTTTTGAGGAGGACGAGCACTTCCTGGTTCACCTCAGCAATGTCAGGGTCATATCGGAGGGCTCGAACGGCTGTGAAACCAACCACGTGGATGGGGTTGCAGGCTTGGGGTTGCCATGCACAGCTACCGTCACTATCTTTGACGATGATCACGCCGGGATCTTCACCTTTGAGGAGCCAGTGGTGACCGTAAGCGAGAGTGTTGGGGTAATGGAGGTAAAGGTCATTCGGACCTCTGGGGCTCGTGGAGTTGTAGTGGTACCGTACAAAACCACAGAAGGGACTGCTAAAGGGGGCGGCGAGGACTTCGAGGACACACACGGAGTTCTGGAGTTCGAAAATGATGAAATCTT tAAAACCATCATTATCAACATCGTAGATGATGAAGAATATGAGAAGAATAAGAACTTCTTCCTGGAGGTGGGGTCTCCTCGGCTGCTGGAGATGACTGAGAGGAAAggtgggggcgtggcctctcTGGGCCCTGAAT ACAGGAGCGAGGAGTCCCTGAccaaaaaggaggaggaggagcgaagGATAGCAGAGATGGGACGGCCGATGCTGGGGGAACACGTCAGGCTGGAAGTCACCATTGAGGAGTCGTATGAGTTCAAA AACACGGTAGACAAACTGCTGAAGAAGACCAACCTCGCGCTGCTGATCGGGACCAACAGCTGGAGGGAGCAGTTCGTAGAGGCCATCACTGTCAGCTCAG gtgacgatgatgatgacaaCGAAGATGGCagtggagagaagaagctgccgTCCTGCTTCGACTACGTGATGCACTTCCTGACGGTGTTCTGGAAACTTCTGTTCGCATTAGTTCCTCCCACAGACTACTGGAACGGCTGGGCCTGCTTCATCGTCTCCATCTCCGTCATCGGACTGCTCACCGCCATCATTGGAGATCTGGCGTCACATTTCGGCTGTACGGTTGGCCTCAAGGACTCCGTCACGGCTGTGGTGTTTGTTGCGTTGGGAACATCAGTCCCCG ACACCTTCGCCAGTAAGGTGGCCGCAATCCAGGACCAGTATGCCGACGCCTCCATCGGGAACGTGACAGGAAGTAACGCTGTCAATGTGTTCTTGGGCATTGGAGTGGCCTGGTCTATCGCCGCCATCTACCACCAGGCCAAAGGCGGCAAGTTCTATGTCAACCCCGGAACTCTGGCCTTCTCTGTCACCCTCTTCACCATCTTTGCCTTCATCTGCATCGCCGTCCTTCTCTACCGCCGCCGGCCAGAGATCGGTGGAGAGCTCGGAGGCCCCCGAATCCCCAAGATCCTAACCAGCGGCCTGTTCTTCACCCTGTGGCTGTTGTACATCATCTTTTCCTCACTGGAGGCCTACTGCCACGTCAAGGGCTTCTAA
- the LOC115390158 gene encoding sodium/calcium exchanger 1-like isoform X5, which yields MFLGVSIIADRFMASIEVITSQERQITIKKPNGEKITTTVRIWNETVSNLTLMALGSSAPEILLSVVEVCGHNFDAGELGPNTIVGSAAFNMFVIIGLCVSVIPDGETRKVKHLRVFFVTASWSIFAYIWLYLILAVSSPGVVDVWEGLLTLFFFPICVGFAYVADRRLLFYKYVYKRYRAGKRKGVIIETEGELPPKIDIEMDGKALNSHGEDVTGEAGLELKELDEEEARREVARLLKELKQKHPEKETEQLMELANYQVLTQQQKSRAFYRCQATRIMTGAGNVLKKHVTDQAKKAVQLDICSEVTSNHFSSKVFFDPGTYQCLENCGSVAMNVVRRGGDPMSTVAVDYRTEDGTANAGSDYQFTEGTIVFKPGETEKEIRINIIDDDIFEEDEHFLVHLSNVRVISEGSNGCETNHVDGVAGLGLPCTATVTIFDDDHAGIFTFEEPVVTVSESVGVMEVKVIRTSGARGVVVVPYKTTEGTAKGGGEDFEDTHGVLEFENDEIFKTIIINIVDDEEYEKNKNFFLEVGSPRLLEMTERKAVLLQEVGEFMPTDKKLYGRDIYRKVQGRDHPAPSTIINVTGLSEESLTKKEEEERRIAEMGRPMLGEHVRLEVTIEESYEFKNTVDKLLKKTNLALLIGTNSWREQFVEAITVSSGDDDDDNEDGSGEKKLPSCFDYVMHFLTVFWKLLFALVPPTDYWNGWACFIVSISVIGLLTAIIGDLASHFGCTVGLKDSVTAVVFVALGTSVPDTFASKVAAIQDQYADASIGNVTGSNAVNVFLGIGVAWSIAAIYHQAKGGKFYVNPGTLAFSVTLFTIFAFICIAVLLYRRRPEIGGELGGPRIPKILTSGLFFTLWLLYIIFSSLEAYCHVKGF from the exons ATGTTTCTTGGTGTATCCATCATCGCTGACCGCTTCATGGCATCCATTGAGGTCATAACCTCCCAGGAAAGACAGATTACCATCAAGAAGCCCAACGGTGAGAAGATCACCACCACTGTCCGCATCTGGAATGAGACGGTGTCTAACCTCACCCTGATGGCACTTGGCTCATCTGCCCCAGAGATCCTGCTCTCCGTGGTGGAAGTGTGCGGTCACAACTTTGACGCTGGTGAGCTCGGGCCCAATACAATTGTAGGCAGCGCCGCCTTTAACATGTTCGTCATCATTGGCTTATGTGTGTCCGTTATTCCCGACGGAGAGACCCGTAAGGTGAAGCACCTGCGGGTGTTTTTTGTCACCGCATCCTGGAGCATCTTCGCCTACATCTGGCTCTACCTGATATTGGCCGTTTCTTCTCCGGGAGTTGTGGACGTATGGGAGGGGctcctcacactcttcttctTCCCTATTTGTGTCGGCTTTGCCTACGTGGCCGACCGCAGACTCCTCTTTTATAAGTATGTGTACAAACGATACCGAGCCGGGAAGCGAAAAGGAGTGATCATCGAAACTGAGGGTGAGCTCCCTCCGAAAATTGACATAGAAATGGATGGAAAGGCATTGAACTCTCATGGAGAGGATGTAACTGGAGAGGCTGGGCttgagctgaaggagctggatgaggaggaggccCGAAGGGAGGTGGCGAGGCTCCTGAAGGAGCTCaaacagaaacatccagagAAGGAAacggagcagctgatggagcttGCCAATTACCAAGTTTTAACACAGCAGCAAAAGAGTCGGGCTTTCTATCGCTGCCAAGCAACCCGGATCATGACCGGAGCTGGCAACGTCCTGAAGAAACACGTCACCGACCAGGCTAAGAAAGCTGTGCAGTTAGACATCTGTTCCGAGGTCACATCCAACCACTTCTCCTCCAAGGTGTTCTTCGACCCTGGGACTTATCAGTGTCTCGAGAACTGTGGCAGCGTGGCAATGAACGTTGTCCGACGCGGTGGAGACCCAATGAGCACCGTCGCTGTGGACTACCGGACTGAAGATGGCACCGCGAATGCTGGGTCAGACTACCAGTTCACAGAAGGGACCATCGTGTTCAAACCAGGAGAGACTGAGAAAGAGATCCGCATCAACATCATTGACGATGACATTTTTGAGGAGGACGAGCACTTCCTGGTTCACCTCAGCAATGTCAGGGTCATATCGGAGGGCTCGAACGGCTGTGAAACCAACCACGTGGATGGGGTTGCAGGCTTGGGGTTGCCATGCACAGCTACCGTCACTATCTTTGACGATGATCACGCCGGGATCTTCACCTTTGAGGAGCCAGTGGTGACCGTAAGCGAGAGTGTTGGGGTAATGGAGGTAAAGGTCATTCGGACCTCTGGGGCTCGTGGAGTTGTAGTGGTACCGTACAAAACCACAGAAGGGACTGCTAAAGGGGGCGGCGAGGACTTCGAGGACACACACGGAGTTCTGGAGTTCGAAAATGATGAAATCTT tAAAACCATCATTATCAACATCGTAGATGATGAAGAATATGAGAAGAATAAGAACTTCTTCCTGGAGGTGGGGTCTCCTCGGCTGCTGGAGATGACTGAGAGGAAAg ctgtgtTGCTTCAGGAAGTTG GTGAATTCATGCCCACAG ACAAGAAGCTGTATG GCAGAGATATCTACAGGAAGGTCCAAGGACGAGACCACCCAGCCCCCTCCACCATCATCAATGTCACAGGTTT GAGCGAGGAGTCCCTGAccaaaaaggaggaggaggagcgaagGATAGCAGAGATGGGACGGCCGATGCTGGGGGAACACGTCAGGCTGGAAGTCACCATTGAGGAGTCGTATGAGTTCAAA AACACGGTAGACAAACTGCTGAAGAAGACCAACCTCGCGCTGCTGATCGGGACCAACAGCTGGAGGGAGCAGTTCGTAGAGGCCATCACTGTCAGCTCAG gtgacgatgatgatgacaaCGAAGATGGCagtggagagaagaagctgccgTCCTGCTTCGACTACGTGATGCACTTCCTGACGGTGTTCTGGAAACTTCTGTTCGCATTAGTTCCTCCCACAGACTACTGGAACGGCTGGGCCTGCTTCATCGTCTCCATCTCCGTCATCGGACTGCTCACCGCCATCATTGGAGATCTGGCGTCACATTTCGGCTGTACGGTTGGCCTCAAGGACTCCGTCACGGCTGTGGTGTTTGTTGCGTTGGGAACATCAGTCCCCG ACACCTTCGCCAGTAAGGTGGCCGCAATCCAGGACCAGTATGCCGACGCCTCCATCGGGAACGTGACAGGAAGTAACGCTGTCAATGTGTTCTTGGGCATTGGAGTGGCCTGGTCTATCGCCGCCATCTACCACCAGGCCAAAGGCGGCAAGTTCTATGTCAACCCCGGAACTCTGGCCTTCTCTGTCACCCTCTTCACCATCTTTGCCTTCATCTGCATCGCCGTCCTTCTCTACCGCCGCCGGCCAGAGATCGGTGGAGAGCTCGGAGGCCCCCGAATCCCCAAGATCCTAACCAGCGGCCTGTTCTTCACCCTGTGGCTGTTGTACATCATCTTTTCCTCACTGGAGGCCTACTGCCACGTCAAGGGCTTCTAA